The following proteins come from a genomic window of Nitrospirota bacterium:
- the kdsB gene encoding 3-deoxy-manno-octulosonate cytidylyltransferase: MKVIGVIPCRYKSSRFPGKPVALICGKPMVWHVWNQARKTENIDRLIVATDDNKIYDVCHQYGIESTMTSENHKTGTDRVAEVAGRIDGDVFVNIQGDEPLIDPYGIDRVISEIVKNDREDIVNAFSAITDMGDIVNGNVVKVITSIDDYALAYSRSPIPYPKESNPKYKRQIGLYAIKRDVILKFSSLSRGYLELSEGVEMFRYLENGYKIKMVEISDNGSIPVDVADDILRVESVLKKREGAK, from the coding sequence ATGAAGGTTATAGGGGTAATACCATGTAGATATAAATCTTCCAGATTTCCCGGGAAGCCGGTTGCGTTGATTTGCGGAAAACCGATGGTATGGCATGTCTGGAATCAGGCAAGAAAGACGGAAAATATAGACAGGCTAATAGTTGCTACAGATGACAATAAGATTTATGACGTTTGTCATCAGTATGGTATCGAGTCCACAATGACCTCAGAGAATCACAAGACAGGGACTGACAGGGTGGCAGAAGTTGCCGGCAGGATTGACGGCGATGTCTTTGTTAATATTCAGGGTGATGAACCTCTGATTGACCCGTACGGCATAGACAGGGTTATTTCAGAAATAGTGAAGAATGACAGAGAAGATATCGTAAATGCATTTTCAGCAATCACGGATATGGGAGATATTGTGAACGGGAATGTTGTCAAGGTTATTACCTCCATAGATGACTATGCGCTGGCTTATAGCCGGTCTCCTATTCCGTATCCAAAAGAATCTAACCCCAAATATAAAAGGCAGATTGGATTATATGCGATAAAAAGAGATGTGATTTTAAAGTTTTCATCTCTAAGCAGGGGATACCTTGAGTTATCTGAAGGCGTGGAAATGTTTAGATATTTAGAGAACGGGTATAAAATTAAGATGGTAGAAATCTCTGATAACGGTTCAATCCCGGTGGATGTTGCCGATGATATTTTGCGTGTGGAATCGGTGCTGAAGAAGCGGGAGGGTGCAAAATGA
- a CDS encoding HAD family hydrolase, translating to MSSKYKLVLFDLDGVIINSKRNMELSWFAVQTVFELNVPFENYLKLIGRPFNDIMAELDLSALADRIKRVYDVSSSCRIDLIDFYDNSPEVIKKIKEKGLRIGIVTSKDETRTLEILKKLDILFDVVECSDGKSRGKPNPDPLFRAMLKCQRDPSETVYVGDMDVDMECAKRAGIDYIHADWGYGACKSEVMRASKPEDILKLI from the coding sequence ATGAGCTCTAAATATAAGCTTGTGTTGTTCGATCTGGATGGAGTAATAATTAACTCAAAGAGGAATATGGAATTAAGCTGGTTTGCCGTGCAGACCGTATTTGAATTGAATGTGCCGTTTGAGAATTATTTAAAGCTTATAGGCCGTCCTTTCAATGATATCATGGCAGAACTGGATCTGAGCGCTCTGGCAGACAGGATTAAAAGGGTATATGATGTCTCAAGCTCATGCCGTATTGATTTGATAGATTTTTATGATAACAGCCCTGAGGTTATTAAAAAGATTAAGGAAAAGGGTCTTAGGATAGGAATAGTAACCTCAAAAGATGAAACCAGAACCCTTGAGATTTTGAAAAAGCTTGACATCCTTTTTGACGTGGTTGAATGTTCTGACGGCAAAAGCAGAGGCAAACCCAATCCGGACCCGCTTTTCAGGGCAATGCTGAAGTGTCAAAGGGATCCATCTGAAACAGTATACGTAGGAGATATGGACGTAGACATGGAATGTGCAAAAAGGGCAGGCATAGATTATATACATGCTGACTGGGGTTATGGTGCTTGCAAATCTGAGGTGATGAGGGCATCAAAACCTGAGGATATATTAAAGCTGATATAA
- a CDS encoding B12-binding domain-containing radical SAM protein — protein MKKAQNNINGGSVILVNPGIYFYSPLKNTGMFPANAVQILGTILHQNQFDVHIVDGRYLNVDDAIQQVLNLISDDLVFIGFSVMTIQVKWAYLVSSGIKKARPDVKIVWGGVHPTLFPEQTVLDNAIDVCVVNECASTIVQITNAMAENTNLSEITGLCYKESGRAHRTLPNQIPDDFTNIPHIDFSIMNHKLYSRNNNIAIDSSFADEYKTDIVYPLNASIGCNFRCNFCINVILGRKYKMLPAEEIVERIQYLQSEYGANYIHMVDENFFGNKQRIYRFVELLRSNNIKIKWRPQLRADYFHENYINESFIKELEQSGMVMAVMGVESASQRTLDRLDKRLKVESITKAVEILSKTRIIPRLSFMAGMPGETEDEIKKTYQFVVMLKERYPTCQPLVTPFRLFPGSKLYEIAVSEYGYKSPESLLEWVEIDDKEYSETVGYQNIKYYPWISDAKKFESRHKIFTIFRVASWNLSPYLTKMNLKSKIRYFVKFFLYKIAALRIRIDFYNFNIEYFLLELWRNSRARIQSFKQ, from the coding sequence ATGAAGAAGGCACAGAACAATATTAATGGCGGTAGCGTCATTCTGGTCAATCCCGGTATTTATTTCTACTCTCCCCTCAAAAATACGGGAATGTTTCCTGCTAATGCAGTTCAGATATTGGGCACCATTCTGCATCAAAATCAATTTGATGTCCATATTGTGGACGGCAGATATTTAAATGTTGATGATGCTATTCAGCAAGTATTGAATCTGATTAGCGATGATTTGGTTTTTATCGGCTTTTCTGTCATGACTATTCAGGTTAAATGGGCCTATCTCGTTTCGTCAGGGATTAAGAAAGCTCGTCCGGATGTAAAAATTGTATGGGGAGGAGTGCATCCTACGCTATTTCCTGAACAGACCGTGTTGGATAATGCGATTGATGTTTGTGTAGTCAATGAGTGCGCATCTACCATAGTCCAGATTACAAATGCCATGGCAGAAAATACGAACCTTTCAGAGATTACAGGCCTTTGTTATAAGGAGAGCGGGAGAGCCCATCGCACTCTTCCCAATCAAATCCCGGATGACTTTACAAATATCCCCCATATCGATTTCTCAATAATGAATCACAAACTCTACTCGAGAAATAATAACATTGCTATTGACAGCTCGTTCGCCGATGAATATAAAACTGACATTGTTTATCCGTTAAATGCTTCTATCGGCTGTAATTTCCGGTGCAACTTTTGCATTAATGTGATTTTGGGAAGAAAATACAAAATGCTCCCGGCTGAGGAAATAGTGGAAAGGATACAGTATCTGCAGTCAGAGTACGGAGCTAATTATATCCACATGGTGGACGAAAACTTTTTCGGCAATAAACAAAGAATTTATAGATTTGTAGAACTGCTCCGCTCCAACAATATCAAGATTAAATGGAGGCCTCAGCTTCGGGCAGACTACTTTCATGAAAACTATATCAATGAGAGTTTTATAAAAGAATTAGAGCAATCGGGAATGGTAATGGCAGTTATGGGGGTGGAGAGCGCCAGTCAGAGAACCTTGGACAGATTGGATAAGAGGTTGAAGGTGGAATCAATTACTAAAGCTGTTGAAATATTATCCAAAACCAGGATTATTCCAAGGCTGAGTTTTATGGCGGGTATGCCGGGAGAAACAGAAGATGAGATAAAGAAGACTTACCAATTTGTTGTTATGCTGAAAGAAAGATATCCGACATGCCAGCCTTTGGTGACCCCGTTTCGCTTGTTCCCCGGCTCAAAACTTTATGAAATTGCCGTATCAGAATATGGTTACAAATCCCCTGAAAGTTTGCTTGAGTGGGTAGAGATAGACGATAAGGAATACAGTGAAACAGTCGGATATCAAAATATTAAGTATTATCCTTGGATAAGCGATGCAAAGAAATTTGAATCCCGGCATAAAATTTTTACCATATTCAGAGTAGCGTCATGGAACTTATCACCTTATTTAACTAAAATGAATCTAAAATCGAAAATAAGATATTTTGTGAAATTTTTCCTTTATAAGATAGCTGCCCTGCGGATCAGAATAGATTTCTACAATTTTAATATTGAATACTTTCTATTAGAACTGTGGCGGAATAGTAGAGCAAGAATTCAGTCATTCAAGCAATAA